A region of Planctomycetia bacterium DNA encodes the following proteins:
- the trpB gene encoding tryptophan synthase subunit beta, whose product MTNATTLVPDARGRFGPFGGRYVPETLTRALDELTVEYERAQADPAFQAELSDLLKNFVGRPSPLYHAKRLSAHCGGAQIFLKREDLNHTGAHKINNTVGQTLLTLRMGKKRVIAETGAGQHGVATATACAHFGLDCVVYMGEEDIRRQKPNVFSMRLLGAEVRPVTSGSRTLRDAINEAMRDWMSSVESTHYIIGSVVGPHPFPRIVRDFQSVIGRETIAQCREQLGRLPSIAVASVGGGSNAAGMFYPFVDLPDVELLGVEAGGRSSQPGDHASPLSFGQPGVLHGSFSYVMQDDDGQTCDVHSVSAGLDYPGVGPEHSYWKDSGRVRYTYCRDDEALEAFNLLARNEGILPALESSHALAKGMEVARQRNKDDVVVVCLSGRGDKDAFEIARLRGVEMG is encoded by the coding sequence ATGACGAACGCCACCACGCTTGTTCCTGATGCCCGCGGCCGTTTCGGTCCTTTTGGCGGGCGCTATGTGCCCGAGACGCTGACTCGCGCGCTGGACGAATTGACCGTCGAGTACGAACGCGCTCAGGCCGATCCGGCGTTTCAAGCCGAACTCAGCGACCTGCTCAAAAACTTTGTCGGGCGTCCCTCGCCGCTCTATCACGCCAAGCGGTTGAGCGCCCATTGCGGCGGCGCCCAGATTTTCCTCAAGCGCGAGGATTTGAATCACACCGGCGCGCACAAAATCAACAACACCGTCGGCCAGACGCTGCTCACGTTGCGGATGGGCAAGAAACGGGTGATCGCCGAGACCGGCGCCGGGCAGCATGGCGTGGCCACCGCGACGGCCTGCGCTCATTTCGGTCTGGATTGCGTTGTCTACATGGGCGAAGAGGATATTCGCCGCCAGAAGCCGAACGTGTTCAGCATGCGATTGCTCGGCGCGGAAGTGCGACCAGTCACGAGCGGTTCACGCACCTTGCGCGACGCCATCAACGAGGCGATGCGGGATTGGATGTCGAGCGTCGAATCGACGCATTACATCATCGGATCCGTCGTCGGACCGCATCCGTTCCCGCGGATCGTGCGCGATTTCCAATCCGTGATCGGGCGCGAGACGATCGCCCAGTGCCGCGAGCAACTTGGACGCCTGCCGTCGATCGCCGTGGCGTCGGTCGGTGGCGGCAGCAACGCGGCGGGGATGTTCTATCCGTTTGTGGATTTGCCCGACGTGGAGTTGCTCGGCGTGGAAGCCGGCGGACGCTCCTCGCAACCGGGCGACCATGCCTCGCCGTTGTCGTTCGGTCAGCCGGGCGTGTTGCATGGCAGTTTCAGCTATGTGATGCAAGACGACGACGGCCAGACCTGCGACGTGCATTCCGTCTCCGCGGGCTTGGACTATCCCGGTGTCGGTCCGGAGCACAGCTACTGGAAAGACAGCGGCCGCGTCCGCTACACCTATTGTCGCGATGACGAGGCGCTCGAAGCGTTCAACCTGCTGGCCCGGAACGAAGGCATTCTGCCGGCACTGGAAAGCTCGCATGCTTTAGCGAAGGGCATGGAAGTCGCCCGGCAACGCAACAAGGATGACGTGGTCGTGGTCTGCCTCTCCGGCCGCGGCGACAAAGACGCGTTCGAGATTGCCCGGCTCCGCGGTGTGGAGATGGGGTGA